The proteins below come from a single Candidatus Chlamydia sanziniae genomic window:
- a CDS encoding tRNA 2-thiocytidine biosynthesis TtcA family protein: MSTLLLHPPWIKAGKRIESLIRKALYTYKMLENHKKIVVALSGGKDSLTLLLMLKAISGRGFPNLDLYAIHVRGKYSCGAEVSQHYLRQICDKIHVPFTTVSSPYNPDTPECYPCSQVRRRLLFQGAKQLGATAIAFGHHRDDLVQTVLINLCHKAEFSGMLPVLDMIHFQVTLLRPLIFTPEFWIRKFAKEHGFARVTCRCPVISLRSKAEAQLKFLEGIFPLARHNIALAICEYGSSKSQKNNS, translated from the coding sequence ATGTCTACCTTACTATTGCATCCCCCTTGGATAAAAGCGGGCAAGCGTATAGAAAGCTTAATCCGGAAAGCGCTCTATACTTATAAAATGTTGGAAAATCATAAAAAAATTGTTGTAGCCTTAAGTGGTGGGAAAGATAGCCTTACCCTTCTTCTTATGTTAAAAGCGATTTCTGGACGGGGGTTTCCTAATCTAGATCTTTATGCAATCCATGTTAGAGGTAAGTACTCCTGTGGAGCAGAAGTAAGCCAACACTATTTAAGACAGATTTGTGATAAAATACACGTTCCTTTTACTACGGTCTCTTCTCCCTATAATCCTGATACTCCGGAATGTTATCCATGTTCTCAAGTTAGACGGAGGCTTCTCTTTCAAGGAGCAAAACAATTGGGGGCTACAGCCATAGCTTTTGGACATCATAGAGATGATTTGGTACAAACAGTTCTTATAAATCTTTGTCACAAAGCAGAGTTTTCAGGCATGCTCCCGGTATTAGACATGATACATTTTCAGGTAACTTTATTACGTCCTTTAATTTTTACTCCTGAATTTTGGATTCGAAAATTTGCTAAAGAACATGGTTTTGCTCGGGTAACGTGTCGTTGCCCTGTAATCTCTTTACGATCTAAAGCTGAAGCACAGTTAAAATTTTTAGAAGGGATTTTTCCTTTAGCACGTCATAATATAGCTCTAGCTATTTGTGAATATGGTTCCTCTAAATCACAAAAAAATAATTCATAG
- a CDS encoding alpha/beta hydrolase, whose product MTQYSFFRRKCGGLDIIECPGNPEDPLIILCHGYGSQADNLIFFPSVSSFSGLRPTWIFPNGPISLTNQFQEGRAWFPLDMPLFQEVINDVSMTPEKEHKYRQLFNVNPDLAKETLENLIADLGRSYTDIIIGGFSQGAIMAAHLILTTQNPYAGALFFSGIRLFDKSWDKGIQHCAPVPFLQSHGYEDQILPYTYGKLLYDLISARLPGELVSFTGGHEIVPTVIETMCSLVPVWINQRRYS is encoded by the coding sequence ATGACACAGTATTCTTTTTTTCGTCGTAAATGTGGAGGCCTGGATATTATCGAATGTCCAGGGAATCCTGAGGACCCTTTAATTATTTTATGCCATGGTTATGGATCTCAGGCTGATAATTTAATCTTTTTCCCTTCTGTGTCTTCTTTTTCAGGGCTTCGTCCTACATGGATATTCCCTAATGGTCCTATTTCTTTGACTAACCAATTTCAAGAGGGACGAGCATGGTTTCCTTTAGATATGCCTTTATTTCAAGAGGTTATCAATGATGTATCCATGACTCCTGAAAAGGAGCACAAATATCGTCAGCTCTTCAATGTTAATCCAGATTTGGCTAAAGAAACTTTGGAAAATTTAATCGCGGATCTTGGTCGTTCTTATACTGACATAATTATAGGAGGTTTTAGTCAGGGCGCAATTATGGCAGCCCATCTCATTTTAACAACACAGAACCCTTATGCAGGTGCTCTCTTTTTTTCTGGAATACGGCTGTTTGATAAGAGTTGGGACAAAGGAATTCAACATTGTGCTCCAGTTCCATTTTTGCAAAGTCATGGCTATGAGGATCAGATTCTTCCCTATACTTATGGGAAGCTACTTTATGATCTCATCTCAGCGAGACTTCCTGGGGAACTGGTCTCTTTCACTGGAGGACATGAAATTGTCCCTACAGTTATAGAAACAATGTGCTCTCTAGTTCCCGTTTGGATAAATCAGCGGCGTTATAGTTGA
- a CDS encoding YitT family protein, protein MSHGPRPTKFSFPLYFSKTLSWFILGGVLAACGVQMVLVPNELIDGGIVGLSIIASHFLGHKSLPICLALFNFPFVFFAFKQIGKYFVIQMLTTVIIFSCAVWLIDILPSWLGVSPFVFKGSEMETVVLGGIIIGVGCGLIIRYGGSTDGTEILGIIINKKKGYTVGQVILFVNFFIFALAGIVYKNWHTAFLSLLTYGIATKVMDMVILGLEDTKSVTIITSSPRKLGHILMETLGLGLTYIHAEGGYSGEPRNLLYVVVERLQLSQLKEIVHREDPTAFIAIENLHEVINGKRTS, encoded by the coding sequence ATGTCTCACGGCCCCCGTCCCACAAAATTCAGCTTTCCTTTGTATTTTTCAAAAACACTAAGTTGGTTTATTCTAGGCGGGGTACTGGCTGCATGTGGCGTTCAGATGGTGTTAGTCCCAAATGAATTGATTGATGGCGGAATTGTTGGCTTATCCATAATTGCCTCGCATTTCTTAGGACATAAGTCTCTTCCCATTTGCTTGGCATTGTTTAACTTCCCTTTTGTTTTTTTTGCATTTAAGCAAATAGGCAAGTATTTTGTTATTCAGATGCTGACTACTGTGATCATCTTTTCCTGTGCCGTATGGCTTATTGATATCCTTCCCTCCTGGTTAGGAGTCAGTCCTTTTGTATTTAAAGGCTCTGAAATGGAAACTGTTGTCTTAGGTGGAATCATTATTGGTGTGGGTTGTGGTTTGATCATTCGCTATGGGGGTTCCACAGATGGTACTGAAATTTTAGGCATCATTATAAATAAAAAGAAAGGATATACTGTTGGTCAGGTAATTCTTTTTGTAAATTTCTTTATTTTTGCTCTCGCCGGTATTGTCTATAAAAATTGGCATACGGCTTTTCTATCCTTATTGACCTATGGTATTGCTACGAAAGTTATGGATATGGTGATTTTAGGCCTTGAAGACACGAAATCTGTTACGATTATTACTTCTTCACCGCGAAAACTAGGCCATATTCTTATGGAAACTCTAGGGCTTGGATTGACGTATATTCATGCTGAAGGAGGATATTCGGGGGAACCTAGAAATCTTCTTTACGTAGTTGTAGAGAGATTACAACTTTCTCAATTAAAAGAGATTGTTCACAGAGAAGACCCTACTGCTTTTATAGCCATTGAAAATCTTCATGAAGTTATCAACGGGAAGCGTACTAGCTAA
- a CDS encoding ABC transporter ATP-binding protein: MPLLIEAKNLSKTIRQENQVISILKNVSLSLCSGETIAITGASGNGKTTLLHLLGTLDAPSSGELKFFGKDQKKYNLPSLRNQHIGFIFQNFYLLEDDTVLNNILIPATIAHKNTSKGSLTYQYAQQLLDSVDLKHKTFTRCSKLSGGEKQRVAIARALMNKPTILLADEPSGNLDEQTSECIHHLLLKQAHPLCGVLIVTHNKKLARQCSKEGVLRNGQLFF, encoded by the coding sequence ATGCCCTTACTTATAGAAGCAAAAAACCTTTCTAAGACTATCCGACAAGAGAATCAAGTTATCTCTATCCTAAAAAATGTTTCCTTATCGCTATGTTCTGGAGAAACCATAGCGATTACAGGTGCTTCAGGAAACGGAAAAACTACGTTACTTCATCTTCTTGGCACTTTAGATGCTCCTTCTTCTGGGGAACTGAAGTTCTTTGGAAAAGATCAAAAAAAATATAATCTTCCCAGCTTGAGAAATCAGCATATTGGCTTTATTTTTCAAAACTTTTATCTGTTAGAAGATGATACTGTTTTAAACAATATTTTAATTCCAGCCACAATAGCACATAAAAATACTTCTAAAGGTTCTTTAACTTACCAATACGCTCAACAACTCTTAGATTCCGTAGACCTCAAACATAAAACTTTCACTCGCTGTTCTAAACTATCAGGAGGAGAGAAACAGCGGGTAGCAATTGCTCGAGCCCTTATGAACAAACCTACAATCCTTCTAGCTGATGAGCCCTCTGGAAATTTAGATGAACAAACATCGGAATGTATTCATCACCTTCTATTAAAACAAGCTCATCCACTTTGTGGTGTCCTTATTGTCACTCATAACAAAAAGCTTGCAAGGCAATGCTCTAAAGAAGGTGTTTTACGCAACGGGCAACTATTTTTTTAG
- a CDS encoding membrane dipeptidase — protein MIIDIHCDLLSHPHFSPRDPNVRCSPGQLFVGGIRKQVCAIFVAKSQKTPSCDEQNALFFSLPQEDPRITCITHNKEHNTVSLTKKEPSLAIIRSIENASVLGNDSQPLHELFIKLVALTKEGPLAYLGIVWNEENRFGGGAFAPNKLSQEGKYLLDLMDQLAIPIDLSHCCDRLTEDILDYTANKLPNLPILASHSNFRAILDHPRNLMDVHAKEIAHRGGVIGLNLIRPFVGPSLDAIQDHILHAEKIEVLFNLVLGTDFFYSNATEKFFDNFKSAADHPTLHQIIRHSCSEEQAKSILASRAEQFLQRVIAKQAGKQEFTYIDL, from the coding sequence ATGATTATTGATATTCATTGTGATTTGCTTTCCCATCCTCATTTTTCCCCTCGAGATCCTAATGTACGCTGTTCTCCAGGCCAACTTTTTGTAGGAGGAATCCGAAAACAGGTTTGTGCGATTTTTGTAGCAAAAAGTCAAAAAACACCCAGTTGTGACGAGCAAAACGCTTTATTCTTTTCTCTTCCGCAAGAAGATCCTAGAATTACCTGCATTACCCACAATAAAGAACACAATACCGTATCTTTAACTAAAAAAGAACCTTCCTTAGCTATCATACGTAGCATAGAGAACGCTTCAGTACTTGGAAATGACTCACAGCCTCTTCATGAGCTTTTTATTAAACTTGTAGCACTAACAAAAGAAGGTCCCTTAGCTTACCTAGGAATCGTATGGAATGAAGAAAACCGCTTTGGAGGCGGAGCATTTGCTCCTAACAAACTATCCCAAGAGGGCAAGTACCTTCTGGATCTTATGGACCAACTTGCAATTCCTATAGATCTTAGCCACTGTTGCGACAGACTTACAGAAGATATCTTAGATTATACTGCAAATAAACTTCCTAACCTACCCATCTTAGCTAGCCATTCAAATTTCCGAGCTATCCTTGATCATCCAAGAAATCTTATGGACGTCCATGCCAAAGAAATTGCCCATAGGGGAGGCGTCATTGGTTTAAACCTTATTCGTCCTTTTGTAGGCCCGTCTTTAGATGCAATTCAGGATCATATTCTTCATGCTGAGAAAATAGAGGTCCTTTTTAATCTTGTTCTTGGGACAGATTTCTTTTACTCCAATGCAACAGAAAAGTTCTTCGATAACTTTAAGTCTGCAGCAGATCATCCTACTCTACATCAGATCATTCGCCATAGTTGTTCTGAAGAACAGGCAAAATCTATATTGGCTTCTCGAGCTGAGCAATTTTTACAACGAGTCATTGCAAAACAAGCAGGTAAACAGGAATTTACCTATATAGATTTATAA
- a CDS encoding YecA family protein yields MSKKINRNDLCPCGSKKKYKQCCLNKAEQTARYTSEGKFKFSAKVISATSTSSVGENCSRLFQRLTENLAHEQKNTTGATYAITKNKEITSKKLLNKAKAKQDRIVTEKLKHHDFQILPSANQECIPQYAETEKIQDTSFVPEKFIPTQQDFRIQENHPTSSEEEN; encoded by the coding sequence GTGTCAAAAAAAATTAACAGAAATGATCTATGTCCCTGTGGCTCCAAGAAAAAGTACAAACAATGTTGCTTAAACAAGGCGGAGCAAACTGCCCGTTATACAAGTGAAGGAAAATTTAAGTTTTCTGCTAAAGTAATCTCCGCAACAAGCACAAGTAGTGTAGGAGAGAATTGTTCTAGGTTATTTCAACGTCTCACAGAAAATTTAGCCCATGAACAAAAAAATACCACTGGAGCAACTTATGCCATTACAAAAAATAAAGAGATTACAAGCAAAAAACTTCTCAATAAAGCAAAAGCAAAGCAAGATCGCATTGTTACAGAAAAATTAAAACACCATGACTTCCAAATCCTTCCCAGTGCTAATCAAGAATGCATACCTCAGTATGCAGAGACGGAAAAAATTCAAGATACAAGTTTTGTGCCAGAGAAGTTTATCCCTACACAACAAGATTTTCGCATTCAAGAAAACCACCCAACATCTTCAGAAGAAGAAAACTAA
- the surE gene encoding 5'/3'-nucleotidase SurE: protein MTKRLKIVLTNDDGIEAPGMSYLVSALLDANIADIHIVAPQTEQSGQSMAISMHRVCCLTPYPYPQNVKEAWAVGGTPVDSVKLALRALFSDSPPDLVISGINCGNNCGRSAWYSGTVGAAKQALLDNIPAIALSQDNNISFFQEKKTPEILKKLILYLLSQPFPCLTGLNINFPASPGGSSWKGMRLVAPGEEVFYEELQYMGCVNQKKYYIGKSPIFKIFGTPSEEMSALLENYISVAPLFSQNSPFGLMSEFEFQKAREDFDTFITDSEAINELF, encoded by the coding sequence ATGACTAAAAGATTAAAAATAGTTTTAACTAATGATGATGGGATTGAAGCTCCAGGTATGAGTTATTTAGTTTCTGCTTTACTAGATGCTAATATTGCGGATATCCATATTGTTGCTCCTCAAACAGAGCAATCGGGGCAGAGTATGGCTATTTCCATGCACAGGGTTTGTTGCCTGACGCCTTACCCTTACCCGCAAAATGTGAAAGAAGCCTGGGCAGTCGGAGGAACTCCTGTGGACAGTGTTAAGCTTGCTCTTCGAGCACTTTTCTCCGATTCTCCTCCTGATCTTGTTATTTCTGGGATTAACTGTGGTAACAATTGTGGTAGGAGTGCTTGGTATTCAGGAACCGTAGGTGCTGCAAAGCAGGCTTTGCTTGACAATATTCCTGCAATTGCATTATCACAAGATAATAACATTTCTTTTTTTCAAGAGAAAAAGACTCCTGAAATTTTGAAAAAACTTATTCTTTATCTTCTTTCTCAGCCGTTTCCTTGCTTAACAGGTTTGAATATTAATTTTCCTGCGAGCCCTGGCGGAAGTTCTTGGAAAGGTATGCGCCTAGTTGCTCCAGGAGAAGAAGTGTTTTATGAAGAACTTCAGTACATGGGGTGTGTGAATCAAAAGAAATATTATATTGGGAAATCCCCTATTTTTAAGATCTTTGGTACTCCTTCGGAGGAGATGTCGGCTTTATTAGAAAATTATATTAGTGTTGCTCCTTTGTTTTCTCAAAACTCCCCTTTTGGGTTGATGAGTGAATTTGAATTCCAAAAAGCGCGCGAAGATTTTGATACATTCATTACTGACTCTGAAGCTATCAACGAGTTATTTTAG
- a CDS encoding UbiA-like polyprenyltransferase translates to MKLNSFFHLINFRYSIFSILFLSASTLFAFCLPEISQHLSMQQALRTIALGACASAFARTAGIVINQSVDCFIDERNPRTSLRVLPTKSISLRFAQALSLISSCIFLLLCKTLGVLSLGILATAVIIIYPYMKRKTLLCHWGLGLIYTLAILMNFSALAGGEHLSKSFYFLALLWGGSVGMIIAANDIIYAIQDIDFDKTEGLFSIPAYYGAKRAANIAALCLILGYFLYLSVGWVDSLGWGFYLSSIAPLIVILKVLTEYRKIGKTKRGNKKVFFLANIGIALSFLIGMMVFLITRLC, encoded by the coding sequence ATGAAATTAAATTCTTTTTTTCACCTGATTAATTTTAGATATTCTATTTTTTCTATATTGTTCTTATCAGCTTCGACTCTCTTTGCTTTTTGTCTTCCTGAAATTTCTCAACATCTATCTATGCAACAAGCCCTACGGACCATCGCTCTAGGAGCATGCGCTTCTGCCTTTGCTCGAACTGCTGGCATTGTAATTAATCAAAGTGTGGACTGCTTTATTGATGAACGCAACCCAAGAACTTCTTTAAGAGTTTTGCCCACAAAGTCAATATCTTTACGCTTTGCTCAAGCTCTTTCTCTAATAAGTAGCTGTATTTTTTTATTGTTATGTAAAACATTAGGGGTTCTAAGTCTCGGTATCCTTGCTACAGCGGTCATTATTATCTACCCATACATGAAACGTAAGACCTTATTATGTCATTGGGGATTGGGGTTAATTTATACCCTAGCAATTCTTATGAATTTTTCAGCTTTAGCTGGTGGGGAACATCTCTCAAAATCATTTTACTTCCTCGCTCTTTTATGGGGGGGGAGTGTGGGGATGATCATTGCAGCAAACGACATCATCTATGCCATTCAAGATATCGATTTCGATAAAACAGAAGGTCTGTTCAGTATTCCTGCGTACTATGGAGCAAAGCGGGCAGCCAATATTGCTGCTCTATGTTTAATTTTAGGCTATTTTCTTTACCTTTCAGTAGGATGGGTAGACTCTCTTGGCTGGGGATTCTATCTCTCTTCAATCGCTCCGCTAATTGTTATCCTCAAAGTACTCACTGAGTATCGTAAGATAGGAAAAACCAAAAGGGGAAATAAAAAAGTCTTTTTTTTGGCAAATATCGGGATTGCTTTATCTTTCCTTATTGGTATGATGGTATTCCTAATAACGCGATTGTGTTGA
- a CDS encoding L-threonylcarbamoyladenylate synthase, whose translation MSSAYLTTSVEEIIQRVTIGKLIALPTDTVYALALSLHAPKAQPILYALKHREQTKAFALYVNTIQDIERISGYPLSPMAQRLAQEFFPGGITLVLKHRNPLFIKETLGFRIINHDTIKQVIEYCGTLIGTSANLSGFPPALTGREVLKDFPHQDISIFDSHSLYGLESTVVGVDPLIIYREGLISRSSIEQVTQGKAKIFPKTCHSFTNHLKVYTVEDHSQLESFLKARPDFQGLICNKPHPRQFYPTLRKALQSKQPAIVFVYDAKTSSYPELLPYLSPYYVLDYSGTS comes from the coding sequence ATGTCTAGTGCATATTTAACAACTTCTGTAGAAGAGATCATCCAGCGTGTTACTATAGGAAAGTTAATTGCTCTTCCTACAGATACTGTTTATGCTTTAGCTCTTTCACTTCATGCCCCTAAGGCACAACCTATTTTATATGCACTAAAGCATAGAGAACAAACGAAAGCATTTGCTCTGTATGTAAATACTATCCAAGATATAGAAAGAATTTCTGGATATCCTCTCTCTCCAATGGCCCAAAGGCTTGCTCAGGAGTTCTTTCCAGGTGGGATTACTTTAGTACTCAAACATCGTAATCCCCTGTTTATTAAAGAAACTTTAGGATTTCGTATAATCAATCACGACACAATAAAACAAGTCATTGAATACTGTGGCACGTTAATTGGAACATCAGCAAATCTCTCTGGGTTTCCTCCGGCTCTTACAGGTAGAGAAGTCTTAAAAGATTTTCCTCATCAAGATATCAGTATTTTTGATAGTCACTCCCTCTATGGTCTAGAATCTACTGTCGTAGGTGTAGATCCGCTGATTATCTATCGTGAAGGGCTTATCTCCCGCTCTTCGATAGAACAAGTAACTCAGGGAAAAGCTAAGATCTTTCCCAAAACTTGCCATTCTTTCACCAATCACTTGAAGGTATATACTGTAGAAGATCATTCCCAACTGGAATCTTTCCTAAAAGCACGTCCAGACTTTCAGGGACTCATTTGCAATAAACCTCACCCTCGCCAATTTTATCCAACATTAAGAAAAGCTTTGCAAAGTAAGCAACCTGCCATTGTTTTTGTCTATGATGCTAAGACTTCTTCGTATCCTGAGCTGCTTCCTTACCTCTCTCCATATTATGTTCTAGACTATTCAGGGACTTCATGA
- the rpmG gene encoding 50S ribosomal protein L33, with protein sequence MASKTREIIKLKSSESSDIYWTVKNKRKTTGRLELKKYDRKLRRHVIFKEAK encoded by the coding sequence ATGGCAAGCAAGACCCGCGAAATTATCAAATTAAAAAGTTCAGAAAGTTCTGATATCTATTGGACTGTGAAAAACAAAAGAAAAACAACAGGTCGACTAGAACTCAAAAAATATGATAGAAAGTTGCGTAGACACGTAATTTTTAAAGAAGCTAAATAA
- a CDS encoding ABC transporter permease, whose translation MKLEFSIALKYLVPRKGGVSSAFISLFSIGIISLVVWLSLVFISVIHGLEQRWLHDLSQLHSPITMVPSEAYYNSYYYQVDKHSESSNYTTKTLGEKLSSLQEDPYDSEVDYQLPEVFPCRDCNNAGVLKDPVKIAVKSLQPYLNEKKAQLLEFEEGIGYLQLDPTSNLHKPQSRTLSHFITYPSNSTTYQEKVLPYDETDYSSSDLNPFNRSSHGWREDFHRLETLYQGAAVILPHAYKELGYQVGSLGKLSTYSLATQKETFYPVHVIGFYNSGLSPLGSKTIFIDPELTTFIRASSEGLGMTNGFHIFFSNTKEILPIKNQIEKILISSEIHKYWDISSLYDYDYFKPILDQLQSDEVLFLFVAILILTVACSNVMTMSILLVNNKKKEIGILKAMGASPQSLKAIFACCGAVSGAFGVILGTLLALLTLKNLQSIVEVLSYLQGREAFNTTFFGQNLPNKIHPQAIYFLGFGTLILAAISGALPARKIAKMQVSEILKAD comes from the coding sequence ATGAAATTAGAATTTTCTATAGCTCTAAAGTATTTAGTACCAAGAAAAGGAGGAGTATCCTCTGCTTTCATTTCTCTTTTTTCTATAGGTATTATTTCTCTTGTTGTGTGGCTCTCACTAGTTTTCATCTCTGTAATCCACGGTCTAGAACAAAGATGGCTTCATGACCTTTCTCAACTGCATTCTCCTATTACTATGGTTCCTTCGGAAGCATATTACAATTCCTATTACTATCAAGTAGACAAGCATTCCGAATCTTCAAATTATACCACTAAAACTTTAGGAGAAAAATTGTCTTCATTGCAAGAAGATCCTTATGATTCAGAAGTAGATTACCAACTTCCTGAAGTCTTTCCCTGTCGAGATTGTAACAATGCGGGCGTACTCAAAGATCCTGTAAAAATTGCCGTAAAATCCCTACAACCTTACCTAAATGAGAAAAAAGCGCAACTTTTAGAATTTGAGGAGGGGATAGGTTACCTGCAGCTAGATCCTACGTCTAATTTACATAAACCCCAATCAAGGACATTATCTCATTTTATTACGTATCCCTCAAACAGTACCACCTATCAAGAAAAAGTCCTTCCCTATGACGAAACAGACTACAGCTCTTCTGATCTGAACCCCTTTAATAGAAGTTCTCACGGTTGGAGAGAAGACTTTCATCGTTTAGAAACTCTTTATCAAGGAGCTGCAGTTATCCTTCCTCATGCTTATAAAGAACTTGGTTATCAAGTTGGAAGTTTAGGGAAATTAAGCACGTATTCATTAGCAACCCAAAAGGAAACCTTTTATCCTGTCCATGTAATAGGATTTTATAACTCTGGACTCTCTCCCTTAGGCAGCAAAACCATCTTCATTGATCCTGAATTAACTACATTCATACGTGCAAGCTCCGAAGGTTTAGGAATGACAAATGGATTTCATATTTTCTTTTCCAATACTAAGGAAATCTTGCCTATCAAAAATCAGATAGAAAAAATCCTTATCTCTTCAGAGATCCACAAGTACTGGGATATTTCTTCTTTATATGATTATGACTACTTTAAGCCCATTTTAGATCAATTACAGAGTGATGAGGTGCTCTTTCTTTTTGTTGCTATCCTTATCCTTACTGTTGCTTGTTCTAATGTGATGACTATGTCTATTTTGCTTGTAAATAACAAAAAAAAGGAAATTGGCATCCTCAAAGCCATGGGAGCTTCACCTCAAAGCCTTAAAGCCATATTTGCTTGCTGTGGTGCTGTATCGGGAGCTTTTGGCGTCATACTAGGAACTCTTTTAGCCTTGTTAACCTTAAAAAATTTACAATCTATTGTCGAGGTACTCAGCTATCTTCAAGGAAGAGAAGCCTTTAATACCACTTTCTTCGGCCAAAACCTACCAAATAAAATCCATCCTCAAGCTATCTACTTTTTAGGCTTTGGCACCTTAATCCTAGCAGCAATTTCAGGAGCCCTACCAGCAAGAAAAATCGCCAAAATGCAGGTTTCTGAAATCTTAAAAGCAGATTAA
- a CDS encoding DUF308 domain-containing protein: protein MVIDNIQNSTSDLLPSTIPSVDVVNESKLNSKLVDCCLIVIGLILVLFGVAFFVFTIPGVAALFSTLSGLLSVILGTCLLTLGTAFLIFRRNLPGMDCQFSHFLKERANMKREIAQWRVEAAKNQKLANSFKEKYENKSLSEQEGCQDLKNKIVILEEKIISLYNENKELQHKRDMSFQIEQTLRNRIKNFEKKESILTHQVRNLERIGNKQRQYLYDVTREKEVCESENYKLQEELASINNSIVGKTFLTISSRIKQSTQQETLINSEEDFLEPPSSTKKRSKTVFQFLFSESPPSSTDRHAFPFLPKAKKEHSTKTSSSSEFLLNLLKKVQAWKSNFLLKVFSNKHTSSFTSQEQKED, encoded by the coding sequence ATGGTTATTGATAATATACAAAATTCAACTTCTGATCTCCTCCCAAGTACAATCCCTTCTGTAGATGTAGTTAATGAGTCAAAACTTAATTCTAAACTGGTCGATTGTTGTTTGATAGTCATTGGCTTAATACTTGTATTATTTGGAGTTGCATTTTTTGTCTTTACAATCCCGGGTGTAGCAGCTTTATTCTCTACTTTATCAGGCCTGCTAAGTGTTATTTTAGGAACATGCTTATTAACTCTTGGAACTGCGTTTCTAATATTTAGGAGGAACCTCCCAGGGATGGACTGTCAATTTTCTCATTTTTTAAAAGAACGTGCTAATATGAAACGGGAGATTGCACAATGGCGAGTCGAAGCTGCTAAGAACCAAAAATTAGCGAATAGTTTTAAAGAAAAATATGAGAATAAGAGCCTTTCTGAACAAGAAGGATGTCAGGATTTGAAAAACAAAATCGTTATTTTAGAAGAAAAAATTATTTCTTTATACAATGAGAACAAAGAACTTCAACATAAGCGAGACATGTCTTTTCAGATAGAGCAAACACTTCGCAATCGCATTAAAAATTTTGAGAAAAAAGAGAGCATTTTAACACATCAAGTTCGCAATTTGGAGAGGATAGGTAACAAACAACGTCAATATCTGTATGATGTAACTAGAGAAAAAGAAGTGTGCGAAAGTGAAAATTATAAATTACAAGAGGAGTTGGCCTCTATTAATAATAGTATAGTAGGGAAGACCTTTTTGACAATTTCTTCTCGTATAAAACAGTCTACACAACAAGAGACCTTGATTAATTCAGAAGAAGACTTTTTAGAACCCCCTTCTTCTACTAAGAAAAGATCCAAAACTGTGTTTCAATTCTTGTTCTCTGAATCACCGCCTTCCTCTACGGATAGGCATGCTTTTCCCTTTCTCCCAAAAGCTAAAAAAGAACACAGCACGAAAACTAGTAGTAGTAGTGAATTTTTATTGAATCTATTAAAGAAAGTACAAGCTTGGAAAAGCAATTTCTTATTAAAAGTGTTCTCCAACAAGCACACTTCATCATTTACGTCACAAGAACAAAAAGAAGATTAA
- a CDS encoding UbiX family flavin prenyltransferase, translating to MKRYAVGISGASGAILAVKLIQELADMKNQVEVVISQAGAKTLYYELGCQSLKNLLPKESLPYVHIHGINVVESSLSSGSYTVAGTIIVPCSMATAAAIAAGLGDNLLRRIADVALKEKRTLILVPRETPLHAIHLENLLKLSQAGAIIFPPMPMWYFKPQSAEDIENALVGKILNHLNIPNKLTLEWQYPNIS from the coding sequence ATGAAACGCTATGCTGTAGGCATTTCAGGAGCCTCAGGAGCTATACTTGCTGTAAAACTTATTCAAGAACTTGCGGATATGAAAAATCAAGTTGAGGTGGTAATTTCCCAAGCAGGAGCAAAAACTTTATATTATGAGTTAGGTTGCCAATCTCTCAAGAATCTACTTCCAAAAGAAAGTCTTCCCTATGTCCATATCCACGGAATTAATGTTGTCGAAAGTTCTTTATCGTCAGGATCTTATACTGTAGCCGGTACCATTATTGTCCCTTGTAGTATGGCTACAGCCGCCGCTATTGCTGCAGGACTTGGAGATAATTTACTAAGGCGCATTGCTGATGTTGCATTAAAAGAAAAACGTACACTCATTTTAGTACCTCGTGAAACACCTTTACATGCCATTCATCTGGAAAATTTATTGAAACTCAGTCAAGCAGGAGCTATCATTTTTCCTCCTATGCCAATGTGGTACTTTAAACCCCAATCCGCAGAAGATATTGAAAATGCTTTAGTAGGAAAAATCCTTAATCATCTGAATATTCCAAATAAACTTACACTCGAATGGCAATATCCTAATATTAGCTAG